The following proteins are encoded in a genomic region of Drosophila willistoni isolate 14030-0811.24 chromosome 3R, UCI_dwil_1.1, whole genome shotgun sequence:
- the LOC26530292 gene encoding serine-rich adhesin for platelets, whose product MLQPRLARREGREDCNICVSEPRTSVHQCPCHDSRKTMALALIVVLAVIGAPLGATQTAGDSFIVRPTPALRPAVADELTTVLLVNNGNGAGRVGDIHGRFLTVRPEVGLLTSTARTFIQEGTTTEFATQVLGTTLENGRLYAQYLKKSSRVLYENANSNIHVAPSVVTSWVGDSTNLHTRAFLQSHNDLLNADAPDWQDIDDRLGGSSTSRSHDKFVGNTDFVSFQSASPTIGLEAASSTNSDHESPSKNVPIVNVFPDRFGNLENNARKLAAQKVLPIGDLPTFTIKTHFEPSAYQLDDDNSMSQEEQRQHASYLGLDDGRSPKVFYQHLMEGQNHDNVKMPAEQSLSKETVLPKRTLATVTYYGFADFTTLVGDSVIVFSPNTLETSPNFGHVTSIKGKATLSTLESRSGSNIAPQSSITIGMQKAEIVSTQINPWAIGLDVNTSEIPNNPPSAVQSMTPELKMSQGSIISTASGSSIGNIITTEQVAPKKTELSETNPTFSLPTDQEISEIYASLAKAQDKAATPSSISEASSEIVFDTKTLKAKSSVQVLGGATTVFIDDDPFANFVESIAPSTSTSSVLLSTSAPSTLINYESATEEAVTLGPEPLDISTLPPPGSTDEEETTIPSVTEDLTGIIDSQKLQETFGGKIENCKNTTSQVFLTQVPKSGVIEDLSTQFQNDASLLAAFDIVQTTKYYCIDTTVMHVEPQQVEKPENDIIMATSSLYIPITTDSTPSTEAQDVDETTTEDSSSLLETHTEPNLVEMPVKEGPTVPKLDEASSSENDSDERETEKDSEDYDADTESDEVDLIYKTLYTTYTYLTTFFQAESSTVSSHTEIVTNVITSTVGTSEDVDVKPTAIVAQIGDNEITATQTLQGDSSAKTSTITTKYTIPEELESLLHVDSQSANRNSNTETISHSEATVYLDDAKYTKTFFTTYTYYTTIFADSDTEIMSRTEVLTNYVTESAGKTSLSASILNSDLVDGQKVVPSPISTLATASSDELHNISKVDEERVTLVTDVRSSSSNGEQQVIGKGLRDPFDDQVSSESNTDEIIPSATLLLQTSFTTFTFYTTMYSGDITNVVSRLETVTNVATETLQPTKTLAGSVDEATLPITYFTTFTYWTKLAKDGEITTLSREETISNVIGPTQEASSSTYDYAPIMTITDSAENHFAITPETSGETNATVKSLPDLTTYYTTYTYYTTSYEANNTVTDSRFETVTNVVTPTSTVATSLPALDELDAKKDLSQTVTKIHGLGEINTPDLVLYDYKHIVDADGVSTLYFTTQIVSSVNIEGAAIAVTSSTSSLYIDEAKKLSISTLSASEATDENGSVSRQYKTGLVRLIEGTRIGNSTTTLYQSKVIGTLIDDRYAQIIESTSSFLFEKTVGPTEIVATPTLGPIISTQEFTDAASISESGDSTISDTETTTESNTDGNDDTEIQDTLQSKKRTFAPVIRPFASRNRPTFAPKQKIITPSSATIITRSDITPTITATPALKTIGRYSSSKRGPISNAPINPNDSSTSRRSFGRPIKPSSSSALSEVSNSSVFAPSRNRFASSSRSGPLLSSRRLGASASYRPSNGPGFRASALNTLNSKLRIKPTAALSSSLGQSTTNTVAPANPDSSSESEHSTETPQTTDEDETLLENSRRNQNPLLRFRRPLNRPSGFTPIPRPNAGTSNSPTISPRRNPLSGRAKTSATTTTTTTTTVKPRPRSFQRPTISSLQGRSRPQNNLFPPRGLFQAQQQKTEAPPEVKQAEAEAENDSEYDDDDDADDDGDEDGQDETNRRRRSNNKLARPKTHLRVRRQADGLNRSRFRFRRPSTASPPVADEQTIANTDDLSESTVNPRAKARFGSRYQAARGQGQSQHLHGQTTAPSPTTTTNLRSIRPTRPISSRTQFTLREKDNSSKGSIRPGSNFRRQQPSVSSSIRRKTGSSTVGSTSRRLKSYNSNSGNNNVESSGSRSAASRGRNGNTNASSRSRVRSRNRNEYISDQEPTELGTQTITVTHLIPAEVTVPVINGQVTEYKNIVTAKTSTEVLGPHQYSQIVGTNGQTSVFLTREDSSVNIAGATELTRYLLHDSLTTTITFTPTTIRGRKTSFSHVLPSTVYSVEALISTVQPQISANAPLANILLSQLLLGNLNLPSNPLIGALGQQLPDTMPAVSPTPLQPVTEFRTHTSTFVTTIFDGKSTIVPVTFQGKKILTTVYDSSWQTITATEYSVDTIVNTPTQQQPQHAQSIGQVAQVNSLLLQQLLLQQQQPQQPQLQTISHTTSPQIFLSDNLQDLDEASRSGVEIGGRDSIDDIIVPVENENDGEVQHKGNRKKTRKSSKGHKRNKQQLNLPQDESSVVTLYVSGRRPGEFSTILSTVQNGYDHSVSLQKRQAHANIKTTVAFDGLDDQYESEGSETVQLYVPLKIEADTESESDHLHLQLVENSLASDVRMAIMHEPTVQTASLESIVGDVGLWYAKSTSQASLAASSTTTDSSKGTDATNTLHFLA is encoded by the exons ATGCTGCAACCTCGTTTAGCACGCAGAGAAGGAAGAGAAGATTGTAACATTTGTGTCTCCGAACCCAGGACATCCGTGCATCAGTGTCCTTGCCACGACAGTCGAAAAACGATGGCGCTAGCGTTGATCGTTGTGTTAGCAGTCATTGGGGCACCATTGGGGGCTACACAAACAGCCG GTGACTCATTCATAGTGAGGCCTACTCCAGCGCTACGGCCGGCAGTGGCAGATG AACTGACCACCGTGCTCCTGGTTAATAATGGTAATGGGGCTGGACGTGTGGGGGACATCCATGGCCGGTTCTTGACAGTTCGTCCAGAAGTTGGACTTTTGACTTCCACAGCTCGCACATTTATCCAGGAGGGTACCACAACTGAATTCGCCACTCAGGTTTTGGGCACCACACTGGAGAATGGCCGCCTTTACGCCCAATACTTAAAGAAAAGTTCTAGAGTACTTTATGAGAATGCAAATAGTAATATACATGTGGCACCTTCTGTAGTTACAAGCTGGGTGGGTGATAGTACAAACTTGCACACTCGAGCGTTCCTACAAAGCCACAATGATTTGCTCAATGCGGATGCCCCAGATTGGCAGGATATTGACGATCGACTAGGTGGTTCAAGCACCAGCCGTAGCCATGACAAATTTGTGGGTAATACTGATTTCGTTAGTTTTCAAAGCGCGTCTCCTACAATAGGGCTAGAAGCAGCATCCTCCACTAATTCGGATCACGAGTCGCCTTCTAAAAATGTTCCCATTGTAAACGTCTTTCCGGATCGTTTTGGCAATTTGGAGAACAATGCTCGTAAATTGGCTGCCCAAAAAGTATTGCCAATCGGTGATTTGCCAACCTTCACAATCAAGACACATTTTGAGCCCAGTGCGTACCAACTGGATGACGATAACAGTATGAGTCAGGAAGAGCAGCGACAACACGCGAGTTATTTAGGATTAGACGATGGACGTTCGCCAAAGGTTTTTTATCAACACCTGATGGAAGGGCAGAACCATGATAATGTAAAGATGCCGGCGGAACAGTCTCTGTCTAAAGAAACAGTACTGCCCAAGAGAACGTTGGCTACAGTAACTTACTATGGATTCGCGGATTTTACCACCCTTGTAGGAGATAGCGTGATTGTGTTTTCGCCAAATACCCTAGAGACTAGTCCAAATTTTGGACACGTTACATCCATTAAAGGCAAGGCTACTCTAAGTACGCTAGAGAGCCGCTCGGGGTCAAACATTGCTCCTCAATCTTCAATCACTATAGGCATGCAGAAGGCGGAAATTGTATCGACACAAATTAATCCTTGGGCTATCGGCTTAGATGTAAATACTAGCGAAATACCAAACAACCCACCCTCAGCGGTACAGTCAATGACGCCGGAGCTAAAAATGTCACAGGGTAGCATTATATCGACGGCAAGTGGGAGCTCTATTGGCAACATTATTACAACTGAACAGGTTGCACCAAAAAAAACGGAGCTCAGTGAGACAAATCCAACCTTCTCGTTGCCAACAGACCAAGAAATTTCTGAAATATATGCATCACTGGCCAAAGCTCAAGATAAGGCTGCAACGCCATCTTCGATTTCTGAAGCATCCTCTGAAATAGTATTTGACACCAAAACGCTTAAAGCTAAGTCAAGTGTTCAGGTACTTGGCGGAGCGACAACGGTATTTATTGATGATGATCCCTTTGCCAATTTCGTAGAGTCAATTGCGCCTTCTACATCAACTTCGTCTGTCCTGCTATCAACATCTGCGCCATCAACTCTGATCAATTACGAATCTGCAACTGAAGAGGCGGTTACTCTGGGTCCCGAACCACTTGATATATCCACCTTACCGCCTCCAGGTAGTACAGACGAAGAGGAAACCACTATTCCGTCTGTAACTGAAGATCTTACAGGAATTATTGACTCTCAGAAATTACAAGAAACATTTGGtggaaaaattgaaaattgcaaaaacacCACGTCGCAAGTGTTTTTAACCCAAGTCCCCAAATCAGGTGTAATCGAAGATCTCAGTACACAGTTTCAAAATGATGCAAGTTTACTTGCCGCCTTTGACATTGTTCAAACAACCAAATATTATTGCATTGACACTACGGTGATGCACGTTGAGCCCCAACAAGTGGAAAAACCGGAAAATGATATTATTATGGCAACGAGTAGTCTTTATATTCCAATTACAACGGACTCAACACCAAGTACAGAGGCTCAAGACGTAGACGAAACAACGACAGAGGACTCAAGCTCATTATTAGAAACCCATACCGAGCCTAATTTGGTGGAAATGCCAGTTAAAGAAGGACCTACGGTTCCTAAATTAGACGAAGCGTCAAGTAGTGAAAATGACAGCGATGAAAGGGAGACCGAAAAGGATAGTGAAGATTACGATGCAGACACTGAATCGGATGAAGTTGATTTAATTTACAAAACTCTATACACCACCTACACGTACCTTACTACATTCTTCCAAGCTGAGTCCTCCACGGTTTCGAGTCACACTGAGATAGTCACAAACGTGATCACATCAACGGTTGGCACTAGTGAAGATGTCGACGTTAAGCCAACTGCTATAGTGGCCCAAATTGGCGACAACGAAATAACAGCCACACAAACTCTTCAAGGGGACTCGAGTGCTAAGACATCAACTATTACAACCAAGTACACGATTCCGGAAGAGCTCGAAAGTTTGTTGCACGTCGACTCGCAATCAGCCAATCGTAACTCTAATACCGAAACAATAAGTCATAGCGAGGCTACGGTTTATCTGGACGatgcaaaatatacaaaaacattttttacaaCTTACACTTACTACACTACCATATTTGCTGATAGTGACACGGAAATAATGTCACGTACTGAGGTGCTTACAAACTATGTTACTGAATCGGCAGGCAAGACAAGTCTCTCGGCATCAATTCTAAATTCAGATCTCGTGGACGGACAGAAAGTTGTTCCCAGCCCAATTAGCACTTTGGCAACTGCGTCAAGTGACGAACTCCACAATATTTCAAAGGTTGATGAAGAACGTGTTACTCTAGTGACTGACGTAAGATCAAGTAGTTCTAACGGGGAGCAGCAAGTAATTGGAAAAGGACTTCGGGACCCCTTTGACGATCAAGTAAGTTCAGAAAGCAACACTGACGAGATAATTCCGTCGGCCACCCTGCTCCTTCAAACGAGCTTCACGACTTTCACATTCTATACAACAATGTATTCTGGTGATATTACGAATGTGGTAAGTCGACTTGAAACAGTTACTAATGTAGCTACCGAAACACTTCAGCCCACTAAAACGTTAGCCGGTAGTGTGGACGAAGCGACATTGCCCATTACATATTTCACAACATTTACATATTGGACCAAGTTGGCTAAAGATGGAGAAATTACCACTCTAAGCAGGGAGGAGACGATTTCTAATGTGATTGGACCTACACAGGAAGCCTCATCTTCGACATATGATTATGCCCCCATAATGACAATCACCGATAGTGCAGAAAACCACTTTGCTATAACACCCGAAACAAGTGGGGAAACCAATGCGACAGTTAAAAGCTTGCCTGATCTTACCACATATTATACCACTTATACCTACTATACAACATCATATGAGGCTAATAATACTGTCACGGACTCCCGCTTCGAAACAGTGACAAATGTGGTTACGCCTACAAGCACGGTGGCTACATCCTTGCCAGCATTGGATGAGCTTGATGCAAAAAAAGATCTCAGTCAGACTGTAACTAAGATCCATGGATTGGGTGAAATCAATACACCAGATTTAGTTCTATATGACTATAAGCATATAGTCGACGCGGATGGTGTGAGCACTTTGTATTTTACAACACAAATTGTTTCTTCAGTTAATATTGAAGGTGCTGCCATAGCCGTTACTAGCAGTACTTCCAGCTTGTATATAGATGAAGCCAAAAAGTTAAGCATATCTACATTGTCGGCAAGTGAGGCGACTGACGAAAACGGGTCAGTCTCCCGCCAATACAAAACTGGATTAGTCAGGCTAATTGAAGGCACACGAATCGGGAACAGTACCACTACTCTTTACCAGTCTAAGGTAATTGGTACTTTGATAGATGATAGGTACGCTCAGATTATTGAGAGTACGTCGAGCTTCCTTTTCGAAAAAACAGTTGGGCCGACAGAGATTGTGGCCACACCAACCCTTGGGCCTATTATTTCAACACAGGAGTTTACAGATGCAGCCAGCATTAGCGAAAGCGGCGATTCTACCATTAGCGATACGGAGACAACGACAGAGAGTAATACGGATGGGAATGATGATACGGAGATCCAAGACACGCTTCAATCTAAAAAGCGGACATTTGCCCCAGTAATCAGACCATTTGCGTCTCGCAATAGGCCCACATTTGCACCAAAACAAAAGATTATAACACCTAGTAGCGCAACTATTATAACTAGATCGGATATTACACCGACAATAACTGCGACCCCTGCTCTTAAAACAATAGGCAGATATAGTTCATCGAAAAGGGGACCAATTTCAAACGCACCCATCAACCCGAATGACTCCAGCACGTCAAGACGTAGCTTTGGACGCCCGATCAAACCATCAAGTAGTTCTGCCTTAAGCGAAGTAAGCAATAGCTCTGTATTTGCGCCTTCAAGAAACCGCTTTGCATCGTCTTCACGCTCCGGTCCATTATTAAGTTCCAGACGACTTGGCGCAAGTGCTTCATATCGACCATCAAACGGTCCTGGCTTTCGAGCTTCCGCCCTAAACACTCTAAACTCCAAACTGCGCATTAAGCCAACGGCGGCATTATCTTCTTCATTGGGACAGTCTACAACGAATACGGTGGCACCAGCCAATCCAGATAGTAGCAGTGAGAGCGAACATTCAACAGAGACGCCACAAACTACCGATGAAGACGAAACTCTGTTGGAAAATTCTCGACGTAATCAGAACCCTTTATTGCGTTTCCGTCGGCCTTTGAATAGACCCAGTGGATTTACACCAATACCACGTCCAAATGCCGGCACCAGCAACTCGCCCACCATTTCGCCTAGGAGGAACCCACTATCGGGACGGGCAAAAACTTCAGCGACAACAACGACTACCACCACAACCACAGTCAAACCACGTCCCAGAAGCTTCCAGCGTCCCACAATAAGCAGTCTACAAGGACGTTCAAGGCCACAAAATAATCTATTTCCACCACGCGGTCTATTTCAAgcacagcaacaaaaaactgAAGCTCCACCGGAAGTTAAACAAGCTGAGGCTGAAGCGGAAAATGATTCCGAatatgatgacgatgatgatgcaGATGATGATGGCGATGAAGATGGTCAAGACGAAACTAATAGACGTCGTCGCTCTAATAACAAGCTTGCTCGGCCTAAAACACATTTGAGAGTTCGTCGGCAAGCTGATGGCTTAAACAGGAGCCGATTTCGGTTTCGACGTCCAAGTACTGCATCACCGCCAGTAGCAGACGAGCAGACGATTGCAAACACTGATGACCTTAGTGAAAGTACTGTAAATCCACGAGCTAAAGCGCGCTTTGGATCGAGATACCAGGCAGCCCGGGGTCAAGGTCAAAGTCAACATTTACATGGACAGACAACAGCGCCAAGTCCAACGACCACAACAAATCTTCGATCTATCCGTCCCACAAGACCTATTTCTTCTCGCACCCAATTTACATTACGAGAGAAGGACAACTCGTCTAAGGGATCTATACGTCCAGGTTCAAATTTTCGGCGACAGCAGCCTTCGGTAAGTTCTTCCATTAGACGGAAAACTGGATCCAGCACAGTTGGCTCTACCAGCCGTCGGTTAAAAAGCTATAACAGCAATAGTGGGAACAACAATGTCGAAAGTTCCGGTTCTCGTTCAGCGGCTTCTCGCGGACGAAATGGCAACACAAATGCTTCCTCTAGAAGTCGGGTACGATCCCGAAATCGGAATGAATATATCTCAGATCAGGAGCCTACAGAGCTAGGAACTCAGACTATTACAGTGACACACCTTATACCTGCCGAAGTTACTGTACCCGTTATTAACGGCCAAGTAACGGAGTATAAAAATATCGTTACTGCGAAAACAAGCACCGAAGTTCTGGGGCCACATCAATACTCTCAAATTGTTGGCACCAATGGACAGACATCTGTATTTTTAACAAGAGAGGACTCGAGTGTGAACATTGCTGGAGCCACTGAGCTTACACGTTACCTGTTACATGATTCGTTGACAACGACAATAACATTTACCCCAACGACAATTCGTGGCCGTAAGACATCTTTCTCTCACGTGCTTCCATCCACAGTATATTCTGTGGAGGCTTTGATATCTACAGTACAGCCTCAAATATCGGCAAACGCCCCGCTGGCCAATATTTTACTTTCACAATTATTATTGGGTAACCTTAATCTGCCATCAAATCCATTAATTGGCGCCCTTGGACAGCAGCTACCGGATACGATGCCAGCCGTATCTCCCACCCCGCTACAGCCAGTCACAGAATTCCGCACCCATACGTCCACATTTGTGACAACCATATTTGACGGCAAGTCTACAATAGTGCCAGTCACGTTTCAAGGCAAAAAGATCCTTACAACTGTCTACGATAGCTCCTGGCAGACAATAACCGCCACTGAATACAGTGTAGATACTATAGTTAACACTCCGACGCAGCAGCAACCGCAGCATGCACAGTCAATTGGCCAGGTGGCACAGGTGAACAGTTTGCTCCTACAGCAGTTACTtttacaacagcaacagccgcAGCAACCGCAACTTCAGACAATTTCCCATACGACGTCgccacaaatatttttgagtGACAACCTCCAGGACTTAGATGAAGCTTCGCGCTCAGGAGTGGAAATCGGAGGCCGCGATAGCATTGACGACATAATAGTACCTGTTGAGAACGAAAACGATGGGGAAGTACAACACAAAGGTAATCGCAAAAAAACACGCAAATCTAGCAAAGGTCACAAACGAAACAAGCAGCAGTTAAATCTCCCGCAAGATGAAAGCAGCGTTGTTACGCTTTATGTGTCCGGTCGCAGGCCTGGGGAATTTAGTACTATACTGTCCACGGTTCAAAACGGGTACGACCATTCAGTGTCCTTGCAGAAAAGGCAAGCGCATGCTAATATTAAAACAACTGTTGCTTTTGATGGGCTTGACGATCAATACGAATCGGAAGGAAGCGAAACTGTTCAATTGTATGTACCTCTCAAGATCGAAGCTGACACAGAATCAGAGAGTGATCATCTCCACCTGCAACTTGTCGAAAATTCACTTGCCTCAGATGTGAGAATGGCAATAATGCACGAGCCCACCGTTCAAACAGCATCATTGGAAAGCATTGTTGGTGACGTAGGTCTTTGGTATGCCAAATCAACGTCTCAGGCATCACTCGCAGCGTCATCGACGACCACTGATAGTTCAAAAGGGACGGATGCGACGAATACCCTACATTTTTTAGCATAA